In Thermotomaculum hydrothermale, a single genomic region encodes these proteins:
- a CDS encoding histidine kinase N-terminal domain-containing protein codes for MINKVVQFIDTHIENFSKAFAKEVKKSKYLMRYKGFEEEEVVSRAKSLFKTMTTWLKEEMEYKDVGKYFVKVGKQRYEEGFPLCEVIHALFLIKNIFWKKINEEGFLSSTLQIYIAIETLKKIYDFFDVGAFYIVRGYQEAMYNELGSTGKITEEDLKKVFFPGSFKNDELMEKMSYKNIPFFDWKW; via the coding sequence ATGATAAACAAAGTTGTTCAGTTTATTGATACACATATAGAAAATTTTTCAAAAGCTTTTGCTAAAGAAGTAAAAAAATCAAAGTATTTGATGAGGTACAAGGGATTTGAAGAGGAAGAAGTGGTATCAAGAGCTAAATCACTGTTTAAAACCATGACCACATGGCTAAAAGAGGAGATGGAATACAAAGATGTTGGCAAGTATTTCGTTAAGGTGGGGAAGCAAAGGTATGAGGAGGGCTTCCCTCTCTGTGAAGTGATTCATGCATTATTTTTGATTAAAAACATTTTCTGGAAAAAGATTAACGAGGAAGGATTTTTGTCTTCTACTTTGCAGATTTATATTGCAATTGAGACTTTGAAAAAGATTTACGATTTTTTTGATGTTGGGGCATTTTATATAGTTAGAGGGTATCAGGAAGCAATGTATAATGAGTTAGGCTCAACAGGTAAAATTACTGAGGAAGACTTAAAAAAGGTATTTTTCCCAGGCTCATTTAAAAATGATGAATTAATGGAAAAAATGTCTTACAAAAACATTCCATTTTTTGACTGGAAATGGTAA
- a CDS encoding STAS domain-containing protein: MKIKTREVGDVTVVEINGKITIGEGDVALRNTIKELLEKGRKKIVIDMKNVSYMDSSGVGELASAYTTTKKQGGELKLANLNTKVHDLLQLTTLISIFEVFDSTAEACASFE; this comes from the coding sequence ATGAAAATAAAAACAAGAGAAGTTGGAGATGTTACAGTAGTTGAAATTAATGGAAAAATAACAATAGGCGAAGGAGATGTTGCTTTAAGGAATACAATTAAAGAGCTACTCGAAAAGGGTAGAAAAAAAATAGTTATTGATATGAAAAATGTTTCTTATATGGATTCTTCAGGTGTGGGAGAGCTTGCAAGCGCCTATACCACAACCAAAAAACAGGGTGGAGAATTAAAATTAGCAAACCTTAACACAAAGGTTCACGATTTATTACAACTTACAACTTTAATATCTATTTTTGAGGTTTTTGACAGTACCGCAGAAGCGTGTGCAAGTTTTGAATAA
- a CDS encoding dipeptidyl-peptidase 3 family protein translates to MRKILTLGIILLFALSCNTEKKEKTEIKMEKNKEKLEYLNREINKFAPVKLSFDKKLINEKQKIVLKKLIEATKIMDEIFLRQVYSKNVEIREKLKKANDELSKKELELFNIYYGPFNRLEHDKPFIEGVGEKPLGANFYPEDMTKDEFEDFLKQHPELEDEFTSNFTVIRRNKDGNLVAIPYSKEYKPFLEKATQLLKETAKNCENPTVKKYLNLRAEAFLSNDYFKSDLAWMDVKNNAIEVVIGPYEVYEDRLFGYKASFESFVTVKDPVESKKLKTIAKYLIDMEKNLPIPDMYKNFNRGLSSPIAVVYEVYCGGDAGAGVQTTAFNLPNDERVREAKGSKKVLLKNVAEAKYKMCWIPIAKTVLTKDTLKNVSFNAYFTHTLLHEISHGLGPGIITKNGKKTTVNKELKEYYSTIEEAKADVLGVYNGFFLTEKGVFPKGFEKQLVTTFIGGIFRSIRFGINEAHGGGNIIIFNYLRELGVINYDENSKKFSVNLEKAKDGFTKLAHELLILQATGDYEKTKQFVNTYKVIKPEVKKALEKLKNIPVDIRPIFPEI, encoded by the coding sequence ATGAGAAAAATATTAACTTTAGGCATAATTCTTTTATTTGCTTTGTCATGCAATACAGAAAAAAAGGAAAAGACAGAAATAAAAATGGAAAAGAATAAAGAAAAATTAGAGTATTTAAACAGGGAAATAAACAAGTTTGCCCCTGTAAAACTATCTTTTGACAAAAAACTAATAAACGAAAAGCAGAAAATTGTGCTTAAGAAACTTATAGAAGCCACAAAAATAATGGACGAGATTTTTTTGAGACAGGTTTACTCAAAAAATGTTGAAATAAGGGAAAAATTAAAAAAAGCAAATGATGAGTTGTCAAAAAAAGAACTTGAGCTGTTTAACATTTACTATGGGCCATTTAACAGGCTTGAACATGATAAACCTTTTATTGAAGGTGTTGGAGAGAAACCTTTAGGGGCAAATTTCTATCCTGAAGATATGACAAAGGATGAGTTTGAAGACTTTTTAAAACAGCACCCAGAACTTGAAGATGAATTTACATCAAACTTTACAGTAATCAGAAGAAATAAAGACGGTAATTTAGTTGCAATACCTTATAGCAAAGAATATAAACCTTTTTTAGAAAAAGCGACTCAATTGCTTAAAGAGACTGCAAAGAATTGCGAAAACCCCACAGTAAAAAAATACCTTAATTTAAGGGCAGAGGCTTTTCTATCAAACGATTACTTCAAATCAGACCTTGCATGGATGGATGTAAAGAATAATGCAATAGAGGTTGTAATTGGTCCTTATGAGGTTTACGAAGACAGGCTATTCGGCTACAAAGCCTCTTTTGAATCCTTTGTTACAGTTAAAGACCCGGTTGAGAGTAAAAAACTAAAAACAATAGCAAAGTACCTTATAGACATGGAGAAAAACCTCCCAATCCCTGATATGTACAAAAACTTTAACAGAGGATTATCCTCCCCTATCGCCGTTGTTTACGAAGTTTACTGTGGGGGAGACGCAGGGGCTGGAGTTCAAACAACAGCATTTAACCTTCCAAACGACGAAAGAGTAAGGGAAGCAAAAGGCTCTAAAAAAGTGTTATTGAAGAATGTTGCCGAAGCAAAGTATAAGATGTGCTGGATTCCAATAGCAAAAACTGTTTTAACAAAAGATACCTTGAAAAATGTTTCCTTTAACGCCTATTTTACACACACACTGTTACACGAAATTTCACACGGATTAGGGCCTGGAATTATTACAAAAAACGGTAAAAAAACAACTGTAAACAAAGAGTTAAAGGAATACTATTCAACAATTGAAGAGGCAAAGGCTGATGTTTTAGGTGTTTACAATGGATTCTTCCTGACTGAAAAAGGGGTTTTCCCGAAAGGATTTGAAAAACAACTGGTTACAACCTTTATTGGTGGAATTTTCAGGTCTATAAGATTTGGAATTAACGAAGCACACGGAGGTGGAAACATAATCATCTTTAATTACCTCAGGGAATTAGGCGTTATTAATTACGATGAAAACAGCAAAAAGTTTTCCGTTAATCTTGAAAAAGCAAAGGATGGATTTACAAAACTGGCACATGAGCTTTTAATACTTCAGGCAACCGGGGATTATGAAAAAACAAAACAGTTTGTAAACACTTATAAAGTCATCAAACCTGAGGTGAAAAAAGCACTTGAAAAGTTAAAAAATATCCCTGTTGACATCAGACCAATTTTTCCTGAAATTTAA
- a CDS encoding OPT family oligopeptide transporter, translating to MEVKNPKGLPENAYRPLKEGEKYIPFIPAEKIIPEVTPRSIIWGMIMAFLFTFACAYSGLKAGQVFEAAIPIAILAVGLGKMYKRENTILENVIIQSIGAGSGVVVAGAIFTLPALFMLNLNPGFLTIFFAAFLGGVLGILFLIPLRRYFVADQHGILPFPEATATTEILATGESAGDQSKTLIYSMLVGGIIDFLGESMRFWGTHFNWTMLGTPFKTFTEKTKMLFKMETTAFFIGLGYIVGLRYAFVIVAGSFLAWFVFVPFFGYSQSLVHATAMTPNAIFAQYVRPIGIGAIAIAGLMGIIKNFNVIISSFSIGFKQIFGHHEEHEEIRTDKDLSMKTIITLLGVSLIATFIFYYILTKSFGFGLLTLIITFVITFLFTTVAARAIAIVGSNPVSGMTLVTLIIGSVLLVKAGLHGDKGMAVALVMGSVVCTALSVAGGFITDLKIGYWLGATPYNQERFKFLGILIAAATVGAAIYLINATLGFTLPNGQPNPAMPAPQANVMKSIILTLMDPKANIPWILYGVGGIVALLMDILGVPALAFALGMYLPQELNTPLLVGGFIAWLLGRSSEDQEIAKKRVQKGTLIASGLLAGSALFGVLGAALRAWTIWPAMTVNGEKLNLLDTLWHIFGVAGKEGHHPYLVSANEGTATLIGLIIMIVITIGVYYFATKEHKEKML from the coding sequence ATGGAAGTTAAAAACCCTAAAGGATTACCTGAAAACGCTTACAGGCCTTTAAAAGAAGGGGAAAAGTATATCCCTTTTATCCCTGCTGAAAAAATTATCCCGGAAGTAACCCCGAGAAGTATTATCTGGGGAATGATAATGGCATTTCTATTTACCTTTGCATGTGCTTACTCCGGATTAAAGGCTGGACAGGTATTTGAAGCAGCAATCCCTATTGCAATTTTAGCGGTGGGGTTAGGGAAAATGTACAAAAGGGAAAACACAATTCTTGAAAATGTTATTATCCAGAGCATTGGGGCAGGCTCAGGAGTTGTTGTTGCAGGTGCTATTTTCACCCTTCCCGCCCTGTTTATGTTAAATCTAAATCCTGGATTTTTAACAATATTTTTTGCAGCATTTTTAGGGGGAGTTTTAGGTATATTATTTTTAATTCCCCTTAGAAGATATTTTGTTGCAGACCAGCACGGAATTCTACCCTTCCCCGAGGCAACTGCTACAACAGAGATTTTAGCAACAGGGGAAAGCGCAGGAGACCAATCTAAAACCCTTATTTACTCCATGCTTGTCGGTGGAATAATTGACTTTTTAGGAGAATCAATGAGATTCTGGGGAACGCATTTCAACTGGACAATGCTTGGCACCCCCTTTAAAACATTTACCGAAAAAACAAAAATGCTATTTAAAATGGAAACAACCGCATTCTTCATAGGCCTTGGATACATTGTGGGATTAAGGTATGCCTTTGTAATTGTTGCAGGCTCATTTTTGGCTTGGTTTGTATTTGTTCCATTTTTTGGTTACTCTCAATCATTGGTGCATGCAACTGCAATGACTCCAAACGCCATATTTGCTCAATATGTAAGGCCTATCGGTATAGGCGCAATCGCTATTGCAGGTTTAATGGGAATAATCAAAAATTTCAATGTTATCATCTCATCATTTTCAATAGGATTTAAGCAGATTTTCGGCCACCACGAAGAACATGAAGAAATAAGGACTGATAAAGACTTATCAATGAAAACAATTATCACTTTGTTGGGAGTTTCCTTAATAGCAACCTTTATTTTTTACTATATACTTACAAAAAGTTTCGGTTTCGGGCTATTGACTTTAATCATTACCTTTGTAATTACATTCTTATTCACAACAGTTGCAGCAAGAGCAATTGCTATTGTTGGCTCAAACCCTGTTTCAGGAATGACACTTGTTACTTTGATTATAGGCTCTGTTTTGCTTGTTAAAGCAGGGCTTCATGGAGATAAGGGAATGGCTGTTGCATTAGTTATGGGCTCTGTTGTATGCACTGCACTCTCTGTTGCAGGGGGCTTTATTACTGATTTGAAAATCGGTTACTGGTTAGGGGCAACACCTTACAACCAGGAAAGGTTTAAGTTTTTAGGGATTTTAATTGCTGCCGCAACAGTTGGAGCTGCAATTTACCTTATAAATGCAACCTTAGGTTTCACCCTTCCAAACGGGCAACCGAACCCTGCAATGCCTGCTCCTCAGGCAAATGTTATGAAATCAATTATCCTGACCCTAATGGACCCAAAAGCAAATATTCCATGGATTTTATACGGCGTTGGCGGAATTGTTGCTCTTCTTATGGATATTTTAGGAGTGCCTGCCCTTGCATTTGCCCTTGGAATGTACTTACCCCAGGAATTAAATACCCCTCTTTTAGTTGGAGGATTTATTGCATGGCTATTAGGCAGGAGTTCTGAAGACCAGGAGATTGCAAAGAAAAGAGTGCAGAAGGGCACACTTATTGCCTCAGGTTTGCTTGCAGGTTCAGCACTGTTCGGTGTTTTAGGGGCTGCGCTCAGGGCATGGACAATATGGCCTGCAATGACTGTTAATGGAGAAAAATTAAACTTATTAGATACTCTCTGGCATATATTCGGTGTTGCCGGAAAAGAGGGACATCACCCTTACCTTGTTTCCGCAAACGAAGGCACGGCAACATTGATTGGACTTATTATTATGATTGTTATTACAATCGGTGTTTACTATTTTGCAACGAAAGAACATAAGGAAAAAATGCTATGA
- a CDS encoding L,D-transpeptidase family protein, which translates to MARKILSKNFKKFLIFLFIFLITPSFAITPADMVVVKKSEHRLYLMKNGKVIKSYHVVFGKNPKGHKIKEGDSKTPEGLYVLDYKNLNSKFYKSIHISYPNKQDIERARKLHVNPGGDIMIHGQKNGWEMFSFIMQRFNWTRGCIALSNKDMDEVWKSVKVGTPIKILP; encoded by the coding sequence ATGGCAAGAAAAATATTATCTAAAAATTTTAAAAAATTTCTAATTTTTCTGTTTATTTTTCTCATAACCCCATCATTTGCTATAACCCCTGCGGATATGGTGGTGGTAAAAAAGTCTGAACATAGATTATACCTTATGAAAAATGGCAAGGTAATAAAATCCTATCATGTTGTTTTTGGAAAAAATCCCAAGGGGCACAAGATAAAGGAAGGAGACTCAAAAACACCTGAAGGATTATATGTCCTTGATTATAAAAATCTCAATAGCAAGTTTTACAAATCAATTCACATATCATACCCAAACAAACAGGACATAGAAAGGGCAAGAAAACTCCATGTAAACCCGGGCGGCGACATTATGATTCACGGCCAGAAAAATGGCTGGGAAATGTTTTCATTCATAATGCAAAGATTCAACTGGACAAGGGGATGCATTGCACTAAGCAACAAAGATATGGACGAAGTATGGAAATCGGTTAAAGTTGGCACACCAATTAAAATCCTTCCATAA
- a CDS encoding replication-associated recombination protein A — MKKPFAEKFRPEKLEDFIGQKHLIGENAPIKKFIEQKHIQSMIFWGNPGTGKTTLARIISKEMNMLFTEISATNSGAKELKDIVKKASLSKNILLFVDEIHRFNKLQQDILLPSIEKGDLVMIGATTENPAFSVNKAILSRCLVFHFEPLSSEEIFEGLKKIKEKENLKTSTETLKKISFFCGGDFRKALNYLEAIEVTGEDAFEEFKSNPVYDKHSDEHFNHASALQKSLRGSDADAAIYYIAKMLEAGEDPEFIARRMFVCAAEDIGNEDPFATVLAAAVLYAVKNLGLPEARIHLAQLAIYLAKAEKSNETIVSIDNAINDIRNGLIFDVPDHLKDTHYKDADKISGAKGYIYSHSNPFEKQEFLPKQLKNKRYVKHSEITNLSKEIEEKIMNKLKTLDGERINLEDLSISLNIEKWKMKKALRYLIKSGKIKITRDWILHIKK; from the coding sequence TTGAAAAAGCCTTTTGCAGAAAAATTCAGGCCTGAAAAACTTGAAGACTTTATTGGGCAAAAGCATCTAATTGGAGAAAATGCTCCAATAAAAAAATTTATAGAGCAAAAGCACATTCAATCAATGATTTTCTGGGGAAATCCAGGTACGGGAAAAACAACCCTTGCAAGGATAATTAGCAAAGAGATGAATATGCTTTTTACAGAGATCTCCGCAACAAATTCAGGGGCAAAAGAGCTAAAGGATATTGTTAAAAAGGCATCTTTATCAAAAAATATACTTCTCTTTGTTGATGAAATCCACAGGTTTAACAAACTTCAACAGGATATACTTCTGCCTTCCATTGAAAAAGGGGATTTGGTTATGATTGGTGCAACAACTGAAAACCCTGCATTTTCAGTAAACAAGGCAATACTTTCAAGGTGTCTGGTATTTCACTTTGAACCATTGTCCAGCGAAGAGATTTTTGAAGGGCTGAAAAAAATAAAGGAAAAGGAAAACCTGAAAACATCAACAGAAACCCTGAAAAAAATAAGTTTTTTCTGCGGCGGAGACTTTAGAAAGGCATTAAACTATCTTGAAGCAATTGAGGTTACAGGGGAAGATGCCTTTGAAGAGTTTAAATCAAACCCTGTTTACGACAAACACTCTGATGAGCACTTTAACCACGCATCTGCATTGCAAAAGAGTTTAAGGGGCTCAGATGCCGATGCAGCAATCTATTACATTGCAAAGATGTTAGAAGCGGGGGAAGACCCTGAATTTATCGCAAGGAGAATGTTTGTTTGTGCTGCAGAAGACATAGGAAACGAAGACCCCTTTGCAACAGTTTTAGCCGCTGCTGTGTTGTATGCTGTTAAAAATTTAGGATTGCCAGAGGCAAGAATTCACCTTGCACAGCTTGCAATTTACCTTGCAAAAGCTGAAAAATCAAACGAAACAATAGTTTCAATTGACAATGCAATAAATGACATAAGAAATGGGCTTATTTTTGATGTACCAGACCACCTAAAAGACACACATTACAAGGATGCAGATAAAATATCAGGGGCAAAGGGCTACATCTATAGCCATTCTAACCCCTTTGAAAAACAGGAATTTTTACCAAAACAACTAAAAAACAAAAGGTACGTTAAACACTCTGAAATAACAAATCTTTCAAAAGAAATTGAAGAGAAAATAATGAATAAGCTAAAAACCCTTGACGGCGAAAGAATAAACCTTGAAGATTTAAGCATCAGTTTAAATATTGAAAAATGGAAGATGAAAAAAGCTCTTCGCTACCTTATAAAATCAGGGAAAATAAAAATAACAAGAGACTGGATACTACACATAAAAAAGTAA
- a CDS encoding ATP-binding protein, whose amino-acid sequence MKKAFDLIVRRTGKAIGDFKMIEGGDKVAVGISGGKDSLTLYLALRELQRKAKEKYKIVPVYLSMNNEPPKKDLSDFFENLGEKLTWFKSDIEITVKKMMAENPKEDMPCRLCSRFRRAVLYERIKEIGCNKLALGHHMDDMVETFVMNMFFAGKISGMPAVAQSEKHPILLIRPMCYIQEELIIEFVNSGEIKFPTDTTCELLGDKISMRDKVKELINELKKKDKRVLHNAFTALKKYNFFHDYSKGVKD is encoded by the coding sequence ATGAAAAAAGCCTTTGATTTAATAGTTAGAAGAACAGGAAAAGCAATTGGCGACTTTAAAATGATTGAGGGGGGAGACAAAGTCGCTGTTGGAATATCAGGAGGAAAAGACTCTCTAACCCTATACCTTGCGTTAAGAGAATTGCAAAGGAAGGCAAAGGAAAAGTATAAAATTGTTCCTGTTTACCTTTCAATGAACAATGAACCGCCTAAAAAAGACTTGAGCGATTTTTTTGAAAATTTAGGTGAAAAACTAACCTGGTTTAAGTCAGATATAGAAATCACTGTGAAAAAAATGATGGCTGAAAATCCAAAAGAGGATATGCCGTGCAGGCTTTGTTCAAGGTTTAGAAGGGCTGTTTTGTACGAAAGGATAAAAGAGATTGGCTGCAACAAATTGGCCTTAGGCCACCACATGGACGATATGGTTGAAACCTTTGTAATGAACATGTTTTTTGCAGGGAAAATATCCGGTATGCCTGCAGTTGCCCAAAGTGAAAAACACCCTATCCTTTTAATCAGGCCTATGTGCTACATTCAGGAAGAATTGATAATAGAGTTCGTAAATTCGGGAGAAATTAAATTTCCAACAGACACAACTTGCGAGCTTTTAGGTGATAAAATATCAATGAGAGACAAGGTAAAAGAACTAATTAATGAATTGAAAAAAAAGGATAAAAGAGTGCTGCACAACGCTTTTACGGCACTGAAAAAGTACAACTTCTTCCACGATTATTCAAAGGGAGTAAAAGATTGA
- a CDS encoding anhydro-N-acetylmuramic acid kinase: MSKFCIGLMSGTSLDGIDGVIVKINEDGRFESLIESIYLPFSKSLRDELKELSESQVVNKEKLLRYDFLLGKLFADCVEKLLEKSKIDRKEIFCIGSHGLTVGHFPSQKKIFGVNTAFTLQIGDGDIIAEKTGILTVSDFRRKDMASGGEGAPLIPFVDKLLFYRKDKNVACLNIGGIANITIIPKNESRDLIAFDTGPGNYLSDLAVKRLFGNKHTCDLNGNFAKKGRVNNLLLERIFADEYFRKMPPKSTGKEYFGEDFLNFVLQVGRHLDFLDLFSTISYLTPYSIAKSIEMFVEYEDFPEILIVSGGGVNNEFFMESLKNLLPDVDIISSDKLGISSDFKEAIGFAILGFNTLNRIPSSIPSVTGCSKPQILGKISLP; this comes from the coding sequence ATGAGTAAATTCTGTATTGGATTAATGAGTGGAACATCGTTAGATGGGATTGATGGGGTTATTGTTAAAATTAATGAAGATGGCAGATTTGAATCCCTTATTGAAAGTATTTACCTGCCATTTTCAAAAAGTTTAAGGGATGAGTTAAAAGAATTATCTGAAAGCCAGGTTGTAAATAAGGAAAAGCTTTTAAGATACGATTTTCTTTTAGGCAAACTTTTTGCAGATTGCGTTGAAAAGCTGCTTGAAAAATCAAAGATTGATAGAAAAGAAATATTTTGTATCGGCTCTCATGGTTTAACTGTTGGGCATTTCCCCTCTCAAAAAAAGATTTTTGGTGTTAATACCGCCTTTACCTTGCAGATAGGAGACGGGGATATTATTGCGGAGAAAACAGGTATTCTCACTGTTTCTGATTTTAGAAGAAAGGATATGGCAAGCGGTGGTGAGGGTGCGCCATTAATTCCCTTTGTTGATAAGCTTCTCTTTTACAGGAAAGACAAAAATGTTGCCTGTTTGAACATTGGAGGGATTGCAAATATTACAATTATTCCTAAAAATGAGAGTAGGGATTTGATTGCCTTTGACACAGGCCCTGGAAATTACCTTTCTGACCTTGCTGTTAAAAGGCTTTTTGGAAATAAGCACACCTGCGATTTAAACGGAAACTTTGCAAAAAAGGGAAGGGTGAACAACCTTCTTTTAGAGAGGATTTTTGCAGACGAGTATTTCAGGAAGATGCCGCCTAAATCTACCGGGAAGGAGTATTTTGGAGAGGATTTTCTTAATTTTGTTTTGCAGGTTGGAAGACACCTTGATTTTTTAGATTTGTTTTCAACAATTTCTTATTTAACGCCTTACTCAATTGCAAAGTCTATTGAGATGTTTGTTGAGTATGAGGATTTTCCTGAAATTCTAATTGTTTCAGGGGGCGGTGTTAACAATGAGTTTTTTATGGAAAGTTTGAAAAACCTTCTTCCAGATGTTGATATTATTAGTTCAGATAAATTGGGGATAAGCTCTGATTTTAAGGAAGCAATAGGTTTTGCAATTTTAGGTTTTAACACTTTAAACAGAATTCCATCTTCAATTCCTTCTGTTACAGGTTGTTCAAAGCCTCAAATATTAGGAAAGATTAGTTTGCCTTAA
- a CDS encoding menaquinone biosynthetic enzyme MqnA/MqnD family protein: MPNSASNLKKHKPIISVIPYINAKPLTYFLENKDNKDYDISYNYPSDCIEKLKTGKIDAGIVSSIAIAKIPDTNVVDGICIASHSSVESVLLFSRKEIEETKTIGLDPNSGTSNALIKILMEKWKNKKCNYKFYNTDIETALNSKDYDAVLAIGDRALLFGTQNPSLIKIDLALEWNHFTGLPFVFAMWLIKKDSSLSPEIFREAGEKGIQQIDTIIESIAFNGESNLTKYQIKKYLKENLHYRFGSKERKGLMLFLKYCAEMGLIPQNYSLNLI; encoded by the coding sequence GTGCCGAATTCTGCATCGAATTTAAAAAAGCATAAGCCAATAATTTCTGTAATTCCTTATATTAATGCGAAGCCGTTAACTTATTTTCTTGAAAATAAAGACAATAAAGATTACGATATAAGTTACAACTATCCATCAGATTGCATTGAAAAATTAAAAACTGGAAAAATAGACGCAGGGATAGTCTCATCAATAGCAATTGCAAAGATTCCAGATACAAATGTAGTTGACGGGATTTGCATAGCCTCTCATTCAAGCGTGGAAAGCGTTTTACTATTTTCCAGAAAAGAGATTGAAGAAACTAAAACCATAGGGTTAGACCCAAACTCTGGCACATCAAACGCACTAATAAAAATACTTATGGAAAAGTGGAAAAATAAAAAATGCAATTATAAATTTTACAATACAGATATAGAAACCGCTTTAAATTCAAAAGATTATGATGCAGTCCTTGCAATTGGGGACAGGGCACTTCTATTTGGAACCCAAAACCCATCTTTAATTAAAATAGACCTTGCATTAGAGTGGAATCACTTTACAGGACTGCCCTTTGTTTTTGCAATGTGGCTTATAAAAAAAGACTCTTCACTTTCTCCAGAAATATTCAGGGAAGCAGGAGAAAAGGGGATTCAACAGATTGACACAATTATTGAAAGTATTGCATTTAATGGAGAATCAAACCTTACAAAATATCAGATAAAAAAATACCTTAAAGAAAACCTCCACTATCGCTTCGGTTCAAAGGAAAGAAAGGGATTAATGCTTTTCTTAAAATACTGTGCTGAAATGGGATTAATACCTCAAAACTATTCTCTAAATCTAATTTAA